One genomic window of Bacteroidota bacterium includes the following:
- the murB gene encoding UDP-N-acetylmuramate dehydrogenase, with translation MKVGENISLKPYNTFHIDANARYLFEFSSVEEVKEILSEKKFRDVSKLILGGGSNILLTKNYDGLIIRNNIEGISLVKEDNAHYYIKAGAGEVWHRFVMYCIEHNYAGVENMSLIPGKVGAGPLQNIGAYGVELKDTFFELEALHLDSLSMQKFSNTDCRFGYRESIFKHELKGQFIITSVTFKLNKEPRFNTSYGAIEKELEAMGVKERTIKDISRAVINIRSSKLPDPELIGNAGSFFKNPEIGQDKFESLKVRFPEIVAYPQKSTVKLAAGWLIEQCGWKGKTFGDAGVHKNQALVLVNYGKANGQDIYALSQRIMDSVNEKFDVVLEREVNII, from the coding sequence ATGAAGGTCGGTGAAAATATTTCCTTAAAGCCATACAATACATTTCATATTGATGCAAACGCGCGGTATCTCTTTGAATTTTCCTCTGTTGAAGAAGTAAAAGAAATTCTGTCAGAAAAAAAATTCCGGGATGTCTCAAAATTGATCCTGGGTGGCGGCAGCAATATACTGCTTACCAAAAACTATGATGGTTTGATTATCCGGAATAATATTGAAGGCATAAGCCTTGTCAAAGAAGACAATGCTCATTACTATATAAAAGCCGGAGCGGGAGAAGTGTGGCACAGGTTTGTGATGTATTGCATTGAACACAATTACGCCGGTGTTGAAAACATGTCATTGATCCCGGGGAAAGTCGGAGCCGGACCCTTACAAAACATCGGCGCGTACGGCGTTGAACTCAAGGATACCTTTTTTGAACTGGAAGCTCTGCACCTGGACAGCCTCAGTATGCAAAAATTTTCAAATACCGATTGCAGGTTCGGCTACCGCGAAAGTATTTTTAAGCATGAACTAAAAGGACAGTTCATTATTACCTCGGTAACATTCAAACTAAATAAAGAACCCCGGTTCAATACAAGTTATGGCGCTATTGAAAAAGAACTGGAGGCAATGGGTGTAAAAGAACGAACAATAAAAGACATCAGCCGGGCCGTTATAAATATACGCAGTAGTAAACTGCCTGATCCGGAGCTGATCGGAAACGCCGGAAGCTTTTTCAAGAATCCTGAAATCGGGCAAGACAAATTTGAGAGCTTAAAAGTCAGGTTCCCGGAAATTGTTGCCTACCCTCAGAAGAGCACCGTTAAACTCGCCGCGGGATGGCTCATTGAGCAATGCGGCTGGAAAGGTAAAACATTTGGTGATGCCGGTGTGCATAAGAACCAGGCGCTTGTACTCGTGAATTATGGGAAAGCAAATGGTCAGGATATCTACGCTCTGTCGCAGCGCATCATGGATTCGGTAAACGAAAAGTTTGATGTGGTACTTGAAAGAGAGGTCAATATTATATAA
- a CDS encoding glycosyltransferase, translating into MNSKHLHIITFDVPYPPSYGGVIDVYFKIRELHRQGIKVHLHCFEYGRAIAHQLNEICESVNYYKRKKGLRYMFSSLPYIAITRSSEELMQNLLKDNYPVLFEGLHCCYHISDARLKDRKKIVRTHNIEHDYYCSLAKVEKKMLKRVYFKSEAGKLERFEAVLNRAEHILAISPADMKYLSQKYKYVIQVPAFHPDEKVIIEPGKGNFAFYHGNLEVAENIEAALYLINKVFNGIHVPLIIAGKNPPAFLIDAAKRYNNIEFRANISTEEIYKLVKEAQINVLPTFQSTGIKLKLLTSLFNGRYCVVNPPMVDGTELRNLCIVCDSAADMKKEVIRLFDLPFDTAEILRREKVLLEKFSNTINAAKITELFR; encoded by the coding sequence TTGAATTCAAAACACCTGCATATAATCACATTCGATGTTCCTTATCCTCCAAGTTATGGCGGGGTGATAGATGTGTATTTTAAAATAAGGGAATTGCACAGGCAAGGTATAAAGGTTCATTTGCATTGTTTTGAATATGGCCGTGCCATCGCTCACCAGCTTAATGAAATATGTGAGTCGGTAAATTATTATAAACGGAAAAAGGGATTGCGCTATATGTTCAGCTCACTTCCGTATATAGCCATTACGCGTTCATCGGAAGAACTGATGCAAAACCTGTTGAAAGATAATTACCCAGTCTTATTTGAAGGCTTACATTGCTGTTATCATATCAGCGATGCACGTTTGAAGGATCGGAAAAAAATTGTCCGTACTCACAACATTGAGCACGATTACTACTGCAGCCTGGCAAAAGTCGAGAAGAAAATGTTAAAGCGGGTTTATTTTAAAAGTGAAGCGGGGAAGCTGGAGCGATTCGAAGCCGTATTGAACAGGGCTGAGCATATTCTTGCGATTTCTCCGGCCGATATGAAGTATTTATCTCAAAAATACAAATATGTGATCCAGGTTCCGGCTTTTCATCCCGACGAAAAAGTGATAATTGAGCCGGGTAAAGGAAATTTCGCGTTTTATCATGGGAACCTGGAGGTGGCCGAGAATATTGAAGCGGCCTTATACCTGATCAATAAAGTGTTTAATGGTATTCATGTGCCTTTGATCATTGCCGGAAAAAATCCGCCGGCTTTTTTAATTGATGCAGCGAAACGATACAACAATATTGAATTCCGGGCAAATATATCGACCGAAGAAATTTACAAGTTGGTTAAGGAGGCTCAGATCAATGTGTTGCCTACTTTTCAGTCGACCGGAATTAAATTAAAGCTTTTGACTTCTCTTTTTAATGGCCGGTACTGTGTGGTAAATCCTCCGATGGTAGATGGTACTGAACTCAGGAATTTATGCATAGTCTGTGATTCTGCGGCTGACATGAAAAAGGAAGTGATCCGTTTGTTCGACCTGCCGTTTGATACAGCGGAAATCCTCCGACGCGAAAAAGTGTTGCTCGAGAAATTCTCAAACACTATAAATGCGGCAAAAATAACCGAACTTTTTAGGTAA
- a CDS encoding glycosyltransferase, translating into MKKVIVSVINDLVTDQRVHKVCATLHKLGFEVVLVGREQRNSLKLDKRDYFTKRMRLLFERGPLFYLEFNCRLFFFLLFHRSDVLVSNDLDTLFPNYVISLLKGSSLVYDTHEIYTEVPELQNRPFKRKIWEGLERNIFPKLKYVFTVNESIAFWYKNKYGIEPKVVRNIPRGGVEAATKTRQELNLPVDGRILIMQGAGINVQRGAEETVEAMKYVNDALLLMIGGGDVIDELKLKTERDGLNERVRFIGKLPYTELMQYTRNADIGITLDKDTNINYRYSLPNKLFDYIHAGIAVLASHLTEIEKIIRHYNVGNIIDDHDPKHIAHKINSMLENKEQLNKWKENSKHAARELTWENEEQELIKVYKLLM; encoded by the coding sequence TTGAAGAAAGTCATTGTATCTGTAATAAACGACCTGGTAACAGACCAGCGCGTGCATAAAGTTTGCGCTACACTGCACAAGTTGGGCTTTGAGGTTGTTTTGGTCGGGAGAGAGCAGCGCAATAGTCTTAAGCTTGATAAGAGAGACTATTTTACAAAGCGTATGAGACTTTTGTTCGAAAGAGGTCCATTGTTTTACCTGGAATTCAATTGCCGTTTGTTTTTCTTTTTGTTGTTTCACAGATCCGATGTGTTGGTGTCAAATGATCTTGACACTTTGTTTCCGAATTATGTGATCTCTTTGCTTAAAGGCAGCTCTCTTGTTTACGATACCCATGAAATTTATACAGAGGTTCCTGAATTGCAAAACCGGCCTTTTAAAAGGAAGATATGGGAAGGCCTGGAAAGAAATATTTTTCCTAAACTAAAATATGTATTTACGGTTAATGAAAGCATTGCTTTTTGGTATAAGAATAAGTATGGGATTGAGCCAAAGGTTGTCAGGAATATACCACGTGGAGGTGTTGAAGCGGCAACGAAAACCCGGCAGGAGTTGAATTTGCCTGTTGACGGGAGGATATTGATTATGCAGGGGGCAGGAATAAATGTGCAGCGCGGAGCGGAAGAAACAGTTGAAGCGATGAAGTATGTAAATGATGCGCTTCTTTTGATGATTGGCGGCGGCGATGTTATCGATGAGTTGAAATTGAAAACGGAGCGTGATGGTTTAAATGAAAGGGTTAGATTTATTGGCAAATTGCCGTATACCGAGCTGATGCAATATACACGTAATGCAGACATAGGAATTACACTTGATAAGGACACAAATATAAACTACCGTTACAGCTTGCCGAATAAATTATTCGATTACATTCATGCCGGAATTGCTGTCTTGGCATCGCATTTAACCGAAATTGAAAAAATAATCAGGCATTATAATGTAGGGAATATTATTGATGATCATGATCCGAAGCACATTGCTCATAAAATAAATTCGATGCTTGAAAATAAAGAGCAATTGAATAAATGGAAGGAAAACAGTAAACATGCAGCCCGTGAATTGACATGGGAAAATGAAGAACAGGAATTGATAAAGGTATATAAGCTTTTAATGTAA